The Henckelia pumila isolate YLH828 chromosome 2, ASM3356847v2, whole genome shotgun sequence genome includes a window with the following:
- the LOC140882316 gene encoding proteasome subunit alpha type-5: MFLTRTEYDRGVNTFSPEGRLFQVEYAIEAIKLGSTAIGVKTKEGVVLAVEKRITSPLLEPSSVEKIMEIDEHIGCAMSGLIADARTLVEHARVETQNHRFSYGEPMTVESTTQALCDLALRFGEGDEESMSRPFGVSLLIAGHDENGPSLYYTDPSGTFWQCNAKAIGSGSEGADSSLQEQYNKDLTLKEAETIALSILKQVMEEKVTANNVDIAKVAPTYHLYTPVEVEQVISRL, encoded by the exons ATGTTCCTCACAAG GACTGAATATGACAGAGGAGTCAATACTTTCTCTCCGGAAGGCCGGTTGTTTCAAGTGGAATATGCAATCGAAGCTATTAAG TTGGGTTCGACTGCAATTGGAGTGAAGACTAAGGAAGGGGTTGTTCTTGCTGTTGAGAAGCGTATCACATCGCCGCTTTTG GAGCCTAGTAGTGTGGAGAAAATTATGGAAATCGATGAACATATTGGGTGTGCCATGAGTGGCTTGATTGCTGATGCACGTACCCTGGTTGAGCATGCAAGAGTTGAAACTCAG AACCATAGGTTTTCGTATGGTGAACCCATGACAGTTGAATCCACTACTCAAGCTCTCTGCGATCTTGCCTTGCGATTTGGTGAAGGGGACGAAGAATCTATG TCCAGGCCTTTTGGTGTGTCTCTTCTCATTGCTGGTCATGATGAGAATGGCCCCAGCTT ATACTACACCGATCCATCTGGCACATTTTGGCAATGCAATGCTAAAGCCATTGGATCAGGTTCAGAAGGTGCTGATAGCTCTTTGCAGGAGCAGTATAACAAG GATCTAACTCTGAAAGAAGCAGAAACTATTGCACTATCTATCCTGAAGCAAGTTATGGAGGAAAAGGTTACAGCCAACAACGTCGATATTGCTAAGGTGGCACCTACCTATCATCTGTACACCCCCGTTGAAGTTGAACAAGTCATCAGCCGCCTGTGA